From Pan paniscus chromosome 9, NHGRI_mPanPan1-v2.0_pri, whole genome shotgun sequence, the proteins below share one genomic window:
- the LOC100988476 gene encoding olfactory receptor 56A3: MTTHRNDTLSTEASDFLLNCFVRSPSWQHWLSLPLSLLFLLAVGANTTLLMTIWLEASLHQPLYYLLSLLSLLDIVLCLTVIPKVLTIFWFDLRPISFPACFLQMYIMNCFLAMESCTFMVMAYDRYVAICHPLRYPSIITDHFVVKAAMFILTRNVLMTLPIPILSAQLRYCGRNVIENCICANMSVSRLSCDDVTINHLYQFAGGWTLLGSDLILIFLSYTFILRAVLRLKAEGAVAKALSTCGSHFMLILFFSTILLVFVLTHVAKKKVSPDVPVLLNVLHHVIPAALNPIVYGVRTQEIKQGMQRLLKKRC, from the coding sequence ATGACAACACACCGAAATGACACCCTCTCCACTGAAGCTTCAGACTTCCTCTTGAATTGTTTTGTCAGATCCCCCAGCTGGCAGCACTGGCTGTCCCTGCCCCTCAGCCTTCTTTTCCTCTTGGCCGTAGGGGCCAACACCACCCTCCTGATGACCATCTGGCTGGAGGCCTCTCTGCACCAGCCCCTGTACTACCTGCTTagcctcctctccctgctggACATCGTGCTCTGCCTCACTGTCATCCCCAAAGTCCTGACCATCTTCTGGTTTGACCTCAGGCCCATCAGCTTCCCTGCCTGCTTCCTCCAGATGTACATCATGAATTGTTTCCTAGCCATGGAGTCTTGCACATTCATGGTCATGGCCTATGATCGTTATGTAGCCATCTGCCACCCACTGAGATATCCATCAATCATCACTGATCACTTTGTAGTCAAGGCTGCCATGTTTATTTTGACCAGAAATGTGCTTATGACTCTGCCCATCCCCATCCTTTCAGCACAACTCCGTTATTGTGGAAGAAATGTCATTGAGAACTGCATCTGTGCCAATATGTCTGTTTCCAGACTCTCCTGCGATGATGTCACCATCAATCACCTTTACCAATTTGCTGGAGGCTGGACTCTGCTAGGATCTGACCTCATCCTTATCTTCCTCTCCTACACCTTCATTCTGCGAGCTGTGCTGAGACTCAAGGCAGAGGGTGCTGTGGCAAAGGCCCTAAGCACATGTGGCTCCCACTTCATGCTTATCCTCTTCTTCAGCACCATCCTTCTGGTTTTTGTCCTCACACATGTGGCTAAGAAGAAAGTCTCCCCTGATGTGCCGGTCTTGCTCAATGTTCTCCACCATGTCATTCCTGCAGCCCTTAACCCCATCGTTTATGGGGTGAGAACCCAAGAAATTAAGCAGGGAATGCAGAGGTTGTTGAAGAAAAGGTGCTAA